Proteins encoded together in one Marinithermus hydrothermalis DSM 14884 window:
- a CDS encoding TetR/AcrR family transcriptional regulator, which produces MDRRTQILHTAGRLFSQRGYHATSMRDIARALDLQGGSLYTHIESKEEVLWEIVNRAADRFLAHATSIDPDLPPRERLKALVRGHLTVIAQELEHATVFFHEWKFLSPELQERIKARRDAYEAHFREAIESGVQRGEFKVEDPKIAALFVLSALNWTYQWLRPEGPLDLEALTERYTALVLRALGGEA; this is translated from the coding sequence ATGGACCGCAGGACACAGATCCTCCACACCGCCGGCCGCCTCTTCAGCCAGCGTGGCTACCACGCCACCTCGATGCGCGACATCGCCCGCGCCCTGGACCTCCAAGGCGGCAGCCTCTACACCCACATCGAATCCAAGGAGGAGGTCCTCTGGGAGATCGTCAACCGCGCGGCCGACCGGTTCCTCGCCCACGCCACGTCCATCGACCCTGACCTCCCCCCCCGCGAACGCCTCAAAGCCCTCGTGCGCGGCCACCTCACGGTCATCGCGCAAGAGCTCGAGCACGCCACGGTCTTCTTCCACGAGTGGAAGTTCCTCTCCCCCGAGCTTCAGGAGCGGATCAAGGCCCGACGGGACGCGTACGAAGCGCACTTCCGCGAAGCGATCGAATCCGGCGTGCAGCGCGGGGAGTTCAAGGTCGAAGATCCTAAGATCGCCGCCCTCTTCGTCCTCTCCGCCCTCAACTGGACCTACCAGTGGCTTCGCCCCGAGGGGCCGCTGGACCTCGAGGCGCTCACCGAACGGTACACCGCCCTGGTGCTCAGGGCTTTAGGAGGCGAAGCATGA
- a CDS encoding LptA/OstA family protein: MARWGGWVLRATPLILMAWGLSQADLRPTITLERGEKTIRAVKNGPDEAGVPLFIEYEDLVRGPLEALDPATGVLMVNGTAYYTDAKTVWEGSVEAQDWVEVVYNADLQDAQGRPYAIRVAAIPPAAAPEAKTRTRLLLFDPEPYRVEVTFGTRTVAYAHIALVERVKDERETLVLADGTATYLEAEDTFAVAFADTPQAVEVRQGESVVFGTRLEYDNTTGLAAITGPIRFERAGDPPIHGTAQSMTYNVDDETLTLQGAVQLVQGERTTRAAQAVVREEEGLAFLYGDPVASEGPHGQVEGRMVRYHLESGELVVLEGVTGIFEDR; encoded by the coding sequence GTGGCGCGGTGGGGCGGGTGGGTGCTCCGGGCGACGCCCTTGATCTTGATGGCGTGGGGGCTCTCGCAGGCGGACCTGCGCCCCACCATCACCCTGGAGCGCGGCGAGAAAACGATCCGCGCGGTCAAGAACGGCCCGGACGAGGCGGGAGTGCCGCTTTTCATCGAGTACGAGGACCTCGTCCGCGGCCCCCTCGAGGCCCTGGACCCCGCCACGGGCGTGCTTATGGTCAACGGCACCGCCTACTACACGGACGCGAAGACGGTTTGGGAAGGCAGCGTGGAGGCCCAGGACTGGGTGGAGGTGGTGTATAACGCCGACCTCCAGGACGCCCAAGGCCGCCCCTACGCGATCCGGGTCGCGGCCATCCCGCCCGCTGCGGCCCCGGAAGCGAAGACCCGAACCCGGTTGCTGCTCTTCGATCCGGAACCGTACCGGGTGGAGGTCACCTTCGGGACCCGCACCGTCGCGTACGCCCACATCGCCCTGGTGGAACGCGTCAAGGACGAGCGGGAAACCCTGGTCCTCGCGGACGGCACGGCCACCTACCTCGAGGCGGAGGACACGTTCGCGGTGGCGTTCGCCGACACCCCCCAGGCCGTCGAGGTGCGCCAAGGGGAAAGCGTGGTGTTCGGCACTCGGCTGGAGTACGACAACACCACCGGTCTCGCGGCGATCACGGGACCGATACGTTTCGAACGCGCAGGGGATCCGCCCATCCACGGCACGGCGCAATCCATGACGTACAACGTGGACGATGAAACCCTCACCCTGCAGGGTGCGGTGCAACTGGTGCAAGGAGAACGCACCACCCGCGCGGCCCAGGCCGTGGTGCGGGAGGAGGAGGGGCTGGCCTTCCTCTACGGGGATCCCGTGGCCAGCGAAGGACCGCACGGCCAGGTGGAAGGCCGGATGGTGCGCTACCACCTCGAGAGCGGGGAGCTCGTGGTGCTCGAGGGCGTCACCGGGATCTTCGAGGACCGCTAG
- a CDS encoding FtsK/SpoIIIE family DNA translocase, which translates to MHTSAHRIALPRWYNAPVGKPKSKRNASVSRGDLEALALVLFGTAFFLGVSVYPDPPLSGQVGAYLKAALWGNLGLLSWLFPIPFALAGTLILLKRPLRGLLRESLLTGLAGVSSLPLIAGVAPEWGGALGTWAHQALTTRLGPAGLLLAVLALSVVLDLALRHPPFTLVLTGFKRGIGAGLNLFRAYRAYRTARAQRARLRKAASSLAQEVQALLARYPDHRALATLQADLKAFLKNPDAFEPSELEGFRRLLDEFTEARAAELAERLAAENPGFSSRIQAWLGALNAPLSAHTPLMERLEERRKALILEFKAIQEKETRLARRAERAAEALRRSAAGLEAEWKAHEARLGEWRALEGLLEDLEARAESWTRWVEWAEQVGAERHAEALERLLEHGLEAAPPEAEEAAPPSPADPPAEATPPEPPVEEATAPPPSPNPAPRVSGGSGKTGSVSVHPTTTLSLPSPELLDPPEPKPANARDLQADAKQRAEIINETLSHFGLEARVVDWARGPTVTRFEVEPAPGEKISRIANLANDLARALAVGSVRVEAPIPGKSVIGLEVPNAERELVRFSEALHHPAFQRSRDKLPLILGKSIDGEMWVRDLAKMPHLLIAGSTGSGKSVCINTLLMSLLYRYLPTELRFLMIDPKMVELTPYDGIPHLVRGVVTNPADAAGVLLGAVAHMERRYKMMSQVGARNLEQFNAKMRELGEPTLPYLVIVIDELADLMITSPKEVEQAILRLAQMARATGMHLILATQRPSVDILTSLIKVNIPARIAFAVSSSHDSRTILDTTGAERLTGQGDMLFHQPGLAKPVRLQGPFLSDKEIHRITNYLRGQAFDDAFGEAYGADFDGPVQLGDPTGGKAGELDFSDPLLKKAAEIVVEEGQASVSRLQRRLSVGHARAGKLMDLLEAMGIVGPHQGSKPREVLITKEELPEYFGEP; encoded by the coding sequence ATGCACACCTCTGCGCACAGGATCGCGCTTCCCCGGTGGTACAATGCCCCTGTGGGGAAACCGAAGTCCAAACGTAACGCATCCGTCTCGCGTGGCGACCTTGAGGCCCTGGCCCTGGTGTTGTTCGGCACCGCGTTTTTCCTGGGGGTCTCGGTCTACCCCGACCCTCCACTCTCCGGCCAGGTCGGGGCCTACCTCAAAGCGGCCCTCTGGGGCAACCTGGGGCTCTTGTCCTGGTTGTTCCCCATCCCGTTCGCCCTGGCCGGGACGCTCATCCTTTTAAAGCGTCCCCTGAGGGGCCTCCTCCGGGAAAGCCTCCTCACGGGGCTCGCCGGCGTGAGCAGCCTCCCCCTAATCGCCGGGGTGGCTCCGGAATGGGGGGGCGCTTTGGGCACGTGGGCCCACCAGGCCCTGACCACCCGCCTGGGCCCCGCCGGTTTGCTGCTGGCCGTGCTGGCCCTTTCGGTTGTGCTCGACCTAGCCCTACGCCATCCCCCCTTCACCCTGGTCCTTACCGGGTTCAAACGAGGCATCGGCGCGGGGCTGAACCTCTTTCGCGCCTACCGTGCGTATCGCACGGCTCGCGCTCAGCGCGCCCGACTCCGCAAAGCCGCCTCGAGCCTCGCCCAGGAGGTCCAGGCCCTCCTCGCGCGCTACCCCGACCACCGCGCCCTCGCCACCCTGCAAGCGGACCTCAAGGCCTTCCTCAAGAACCCGGATGCGTTCGAGCCCTCCGAGCTCGAAGGGTTCCGTCGCCTCCTGGACGAGTTCACCGAAGCCCGCGCGGCCGAGCTCGCGGAGCGCCTCGCGGCGGAAAACCCAGGGTTTTCCTCCCGGATTCAAGCCTGGCTCGGCGCCCTGAACGCCCCCCTTTCGGCACACACCCCCCTGATGGAACGCCTAGAGGAACGGCGCAAGGCGCTGATCCTCGAGTTCAAGGCCATCCAGGAAAAGGAAACGCGCCTCGCGCGAAGGGCTGAGCGGGCCGCGGAGGCGTTGCGGCGCTCCGCGGCAGGGCTCGAGGCCGAGTGGAAGGCTCACGAGGCGCGGCTCGGGGAATGGCGGGCTTTGGAAGGGTTGTTGGAGGACCTGGAAGCGCGCGCCGAGTCCTGGACGCGGTGGGTCGAGTGGGCGGAGCAGGTCGGGGCCGAACGGCACGCCGAAGCCCTCGAGCGGCTGCTCGAGCACGGCCTGGAGGCCGCTCCCCCCGAGGCGGAGGAAGCCGCTCCGCCCTCCCCCGCGGATCCTCCCGCAGAGGCGACGCCTCCGGAACCTCCGGTAGAGGAAGCGACGGCCCCTCCTCCCTCCCCCAATCCTGCGCCGCGCGTTTCGGGGGGGTCGGGCAAAACGGGTTCGGTATCGGTCCATCCCACCACGACGCTGAGCCTGCCCAGCCCGGAGCTTCTGGACCCGCCCGAGCCCAAGCCCGCAAACGCACGCGACCTGCAAGCAGACGCGAAGCAGCGCGCCGAGATCATCAACGAGACGCTCTCGCACTTCGGCCTCGAGGCGCGGGTGGTGGACTGGGCCCGCGGCCCGACCGTGACCCGCTTCGAGGTCGAGCCCGCGCCGGGCGAGAAGATCAGCCGGATCGCGAACCTCGCGAACGACCTGGCGCGGGCCCTCGCGGTGGGGTCGGTGCGCGTCGAGGCCCCGATCCCCGGGAAGAGCGTGATCGGCCTCGAGGTGCCGAACGCCGAGCGGGAGTTGGTGCGGTTCTCGGAGGCGCTGCACCACCCCGCGTTCCAGCGCAGCCGGGACAAGCTCCCCTTGATCCTCGGGAAGAGCATCGACGGGGAGATGTGGGTCCGGGATCTGGCCAAGATGCCGCACCTGTTGATCGCGGGCTCGACCGGCTCGGGGAAGTCCGTGTGCATCAACACCCTGCTCATGAGCCTCCTGTACCGTTACCTGCCCACCGAGCTGCGCTTCCTGATGATCGACCCGAAGATGGTCGAGCTCACCCCCTACGACGGGATCCCGCACCTGGTGCGGGGCGTGGTTACCAACCCCGCCGACGCCGCGGGCGTGCTTTTGGGCGCGGTGGCCCACATGGAGCGGCGCTACAAGATGATGAGCCAGGTCGGGGCGCGCAATCTCGAGCAGTTCAACGCCAAGATGCGGGAGTTGGGCGAGCCGACCCTGCCCTACCTGGTCATCGTGATCGACGAGCTCGCGGACCTGATGATCACGAGCCCCAAGGAGGTGGAGCAGGCGATCTTGCGCCTCGCGCAGATGGCCCGCGCGACCGGGATGCACCTGATCCTGGCCACGCAGCGTCCCTCGGTGGATATCCTGACCTCGCTCATCAAGGTGAACATCCCCGCCCGGATCGCGTTCGCGGTCTCCTCCTCGCACGACTCGCGCACCATCTTGGACACCACCGGGGCCGAGCGCCTCACGGGCCAGGGGGATATGCTCTTCCACCAGCCGGGGCTGGCGAAGCCCGTGCGCTTGCAGGGCCCGTTCCTCTCGGACAAGGAGATCCACCGCATCACCAACTATCTGCGGGGCCAGGCCTTTGATGATGCCTTCGGTGAGGCGTACGGCGCGGACTTCGACGGTCCGGTGCAGCTCGGGGACCCCACGGGAGGCAAGGCCGGCGAGCTGGATTTTTCCGACCCCCTGTTGAAGAAAGCCGCAGAGATCGTGGTGGAGGAAGGGCAGGCCTCGGTGAGCCGCCTGCAGCGTCGGCTTTCGGTAGGGCACGCGCGCGCGGGTAAGCTGATGGATCTGCTCGAGGCCATGGGGATCGTGGGGCCCCACCAGGGCTCCAAGCCGCGCGAGGTGCTCATCACCAAGGAAGAGCTGCCCGAGTACTTCGGGGAGCCCTGA
- the paaD gene encoding 1,2-phenylacetyl-CoA epoxidase subunit PaaD, whose amino-acid sequence MPAANPRVTEAQVWALLREIPDPEIPTISLVDLGVIRKVEVGEVIRVEFLPTFVGCPALDMMQREIRAKLEPLGPVEVKVVYDEAWTTERISEAGRAKLLEAGLAPPPPGDLMELPMAQAPVACPYCGSTNTQLENRFGPTPCRAIHYCNDCHQPFEQFKAV is encoded by the coding sequence ATGCCGGCAGCGAACCCCCGCGTGACCGAAGCCCAGGTCTGGGCGTTGCTACGGGAGATCCCCGACCCGGAGATCCCCACAATCAGCCTGGTGGACCTCGGCGTCATCCGCAAGGTCGAGGTGGGCGAGGTCATCCGGGTGGAGTTCCTGCCCACCTTCGTGGGGTGCCCCGCGCTGGACATGATGCAGCGGGAGATCCGGGCGAAGCTCGAGCCCCTGGGACCGGTCGAGGTCAAGGTCGTGTACGACGAGGCCTGGACGACCGAACGCATCAGCGAGGCCGGACGGGCCAAGCTGCTCGAGGCCGGCCTCGCCCCGCCCCCTCCAGGGGACCTGATGGAGCTGCCCATGGCCCAAGCTCCTGTGGCCTGCCCCTACTGCGGCTCCACCAACACCCAGCTCGAGAACCGCTTCGGGCCCACCCCCTGCCGCGCCATCCACTACTGCAACGACTGCCACCAGCCCTTCGAGCAGTTCAAGGCGGTCTGA
- a CDS encoding AMP-binding protein — MPELRLEARPRAELSARFRWEVPSAYNIGEATVDRPAARHPDRLALVEPGGRQATFREVKDLSDRLAAWLRAQGTRPGDRVGLFLPQSLEAALAHAAVYKAGAIALPLSTLFGQDALRYRLEHAEARLLLADRAALEPLAAAVPEGVRVVYADQLLELAAQAAPLPTPHPTRAEDPAILLYTSGTTGRPKGALLPHRTLIGHLPGFWLYSNFPGEQAVYWSPADWAWAGGLLDVLLPAWHHGYTVVAYRARRFDPEEALWLMERYRVTHTFLFPTALKLLRGLGRVRHNLALQSVHSGGEPLGEELQRWSEENLGVPVNEFYGQTEANLLAGNSFRVDPIKPGSIGLPYPGHRVVLLDEEGHPVGPGEVGEVALETPDPVAFLGYWQNPEATRAKFTGPYLRTGDLAVMDEDGYLWFKARKDDLIKTAGYRISPFEVEEALMQHPAVAMAAVVGAPDPERGQRIVAFVKLREGERPSEELTQALQAEVRRRIGRHAYPREVRYLQAFPLTPTGKIQRFKLRQHLEEA; from the coding sequence ATGCCCGAGCTGAGGTTAGAGGCTCGGCCGCGCGCCGAGCTCAGCGCACGCTTTCGCTGGGAGGTACCCTCCGCTTACAACATCGGCGAGGCCACCGTGGACCGCCCCGCGGCCCGGCACCCCGACCGGCTGGCCCTCGTCGAGCCCGGCGGCCGCCAAGCCACCTTCCGCGAGGTGAAGGACCTCTCCGACCGGTTGGCCGCGTGGCTCCGCGCGCAGGGCACGCGCCCCGGGGACCGCGTGGGCCTTTTCCTGCCCCAGTCCCTCGAGGCGGCCCTCGCGCACGCCGCCGTGTACAAGGCCGGGGCCATCGCCCTGCCGCTCTCGACCCTGTTCGGGCAGGACGCCCTGCGCTACCGGCTCGAGCACGCCGAGGCCCGCCTCCTTCTCGCGGACCGGGCGGCGCTCGAACCTCTTGCAGCGGCGGTGCCGGAGGGGGTGCGCGTCGTGTACGCCGACCAGCTCCTGGAGCTGGCCGCCCAGGCCGCGCCCCTGCCGACGCCCCACCCCACCCGTGCGGAGGACCCCGCGATCCTCCTGTACACCTCCGGCACCACCGGCCGCCCCAAGGGCGCCTTGCTTCCCCACCGCACCCTGATCGGGCACCTTCCAGGATTCTGGCTGTACTCCAACTTCCCCGGGGAGCAGGCCGTCTACTGGTCTCCCGCCGACTGGGCCTGGGCCGGGGGGCTGCTCGACGTGCTTCTGCCCGCGTGGCACCACGGGTACACGGTGGTGGCCTACCGCGCGCGGCGGTTCGACCCGGAGGAGGCCCTCTGGTTGATGGAGCGGTACCGGGTCACCCACACCTTCCTCTTCCCCACCGCGCTTAAGCTGCTGCGCGGCCTGGGCCGCGTCCGCCACAACCTCGCGCTGCAAAGCGTGCACTCGGGCGGCGAGCCTTTGGGCGAGGAACTGCAGCGCTGGAGCGAGGAAAACCTAGGGGTGCCCGTCAACGAGTTCTACGGTCAGACCGAGGCCAACCTCCTCGCCGGGAACAGCTTCCGGGTGGATCCCATCAAGCCCGGGTCCATAGGGTTGCCCTACCCCGGCCACCGGGTGGTGCTCCTCGATGAGGAAGGCCACCCGGTAGGCCCGGGGGAGGTGGGGGAGGTGGCCCTCGAGACCCCGGATCCCGTAGCCTTCCTTGGGTACTGGCAAAACCCCGAGGCCACCCGCGCGAAGTTCACCGGCCCGTACCTCCGCACCGGGGACCTCGCCGTGATGGACGAGGACGGGTACCTCTGGTTCAAGGCCCGCAAGGACGACCTGATCAAGACCGCCGGGTACCGCATCAGCCCCTTTGAGGTGGAAGAAGCGCTCATGCAGCACCCCGCCGTGGCTATGGCCGCGGTGGTGGGCGCACCGGACCCCGAACGCGGCCAGCGCATCGTGGCCTTCGTGAAGCTCCGCGAGGGCGAGCGCCCCTCGGAAGAACTCACCCAGGCCTTGCAGGCAGAGGTGCGCCGCCGGATCGGGCGCCACGCCTACCCCCGCGAGGTCCGGTACCTGCAAGCCTTCCCCCTCACCCCCACCGGGAAGATCCAGCGCTTCAAGCTACGCCAGCACCTCGAGGAAGCCTAA
- the paaC gene encoding 1,2-phenylacetyl-CoA epoxidase subunit PaaC, which yields MKPEVQHALKRYLLTVADDEIVIGYRDSEWTGIAPIVEEDIAFSSLAQDEIGHARLYYTLVAELTGKDADHLALLREKDAYYHARLLEQRATPKYHPSGEHESGGDWAFAVARRFLYDLFDDLRIQDHTASSYAPLAGAARKIQREERYHLKHGEVWWETLATGSLEARERLERALERMWPDLLGLFEAAPGEDLLVAEGILPRTTADLLEPWLERAWPYFDRYSLPFPGNREAQGWALRIQAAQGGRQGQHGPGWDELYEEMTMVRKLEPEGVW from the coding sequence GTGAAGCCTGAAGTCCAACACGCCCTGAAACGCTACCTACTCACCGTAGCCGACGACGAGATCGTCATCGGGTACCGCGACTCCGAGTGGACGGGGATCGCGCCCATCGTTGAGGAGGACATCGCGTTCAGCTCCCTCGCCCAGGACGAGATCGGCCACGCCCGCCTCTACTACACCCTCGTCGCCGAGCTCACGGGTAAGGACGCGGACCACCTCGCCCTCCTGCGCGAGAAGGACGCGTACTACCACGCGCGGCTCCTCGAGCAGCGCGCCACCCCCAAGTACCACCCGAGCGGCGAGCACGAAAGCGGCGGGGACTGGGCCTTCGCCGTCGCCCGCCGCTTCCTGTACGACCTGTTCGACGACCTCCGCATCCAAGACCACACCGCCTCGAGCTACGCGCCCCTGGCCGGCGCCGCCCGGAAGATCCAGCGCGAGGAGCGGTACCACCTCAAGCACGGGGAGGTCTGGTGGGAGACCCTCGCCACCGGCTCCCTCGAGGCCCGCGAGCGCCTGGAGCGCGCGCTGGAACGCATGTGGCCCGATCTCCTCGGCCTCTTCGAGGCCGCGCCCGGTGAAGACCTCCTCGTCGCCGAGGGGATCCTGCCCCGCACCACCGCGGACCTCCTCGAGCCGTGGCTCGAGCGGGCCTGGCCGTACTTCGACCGCTACAGCCTCCCCTTCCCCGGAAACCGCGAAGCGCAGGGCTGGGCGCTCCGCATCCAGGCCGCCCAGGGGGGCCGGCAAGGCCAGCACGGCCCAGGGTGGGACGAGCTCTACGAAGAGATGACGATGGTACGGAAGCTCGAGCCGGAAGGGGTCTGGTAG
- a CDS encoding transglutaminase domain-containing protein codes for MRYRLTYRFENTHGVPVQLYLSLPQDRPGQRVRELRLSRRPNATYAAGENTIATFPLAPNETIHLTAHLELTPPTPRAAPFPQAALQGDPLSPLTPEIVALAEKITQGAATPEERLARIVAHLAQRLNPAPPPRARGATHTLRRGAGDAVEYALLLVVLARAAGLPARAVFGALAGPTRPHAWAEVYLGGAWRAVDPFLYQALQHHPAHRLTLNTRLSTTAYLHTHEGRRVAFSIGVFPPLRRADPPHQVPGHAERVLVAERPLAWGYETEAGTAPFLHPAYVLALGESQAPAQPEAWSGAWRLEPEGWRGLVDRALPWARGAALSAGLLALLGFPLPPLLSTPLYAVYLASLALQQGVGWARLLLSPRLTDRLHAAEAGLFQGFLLFVLLQQAPLAWGLGYAALFLANRLRP; via the coding sequence ATGCGTTACCGGCTTACCTACCGCTTCGAGAACACCCACGGCGTCCCGGTCCAGCTCTACCTGAGCCTGCCCCAGGACCGTCCCGGCCAACGGGTGCGGGAACTCCGCCTCTCCCGCCGCCCAAACGCCACCTACGCCGCCGGGGAAAACACGATCGCGACCTTCCCCCTCGCCCCTAACGAAACGATCCACCTCACCGCGCACCTCGAGCTCACCCCACCCACCCCCCGGGCCGCGCCGTTCCCCCAAGCGGCCCTCCAGGGCGACCCGCTCTCCCCCCTCACCCCGGAGATCGTCGCCCTCGCCGAGAAGATCACGCAGGGTGCCGCGACCCCTGAGGAACGGCTGGCGCGGATCGTGGCGCACCTCGCGCAGCGCCTCAACCCCGCCCCACCCCCTCGCGCGCGGGGCGCGACGCACACCCTCAGGCGCGGCGCCGGGGACGCCGTGGAGTACGCCCTCCTCCTGGTGGTCCTCGCGCGGGCCGCCGGCCTGCCGGCCCGCGCGGTCTTCGGCGCGCTCGCCGGCCCCACCCGCCCCCACGCCTGGGCCGAGGTGTACCTGGGCGGGGCGTGGCGCGCAGTGGATCCCTTTCTGTACCAGGCCCTCCAACACCACCCCGCCCACCGCCTCACGCTCAACACCCGGCTTTCCACAACGGCCTACCTGCACACGCACGAGGGCCGGCGGGTGGCTTTCAGCATCGGGGTGTTCCCTCCCCTTCGCCGCGCGGACCCTCCCCACCAGGTGCCCGGCCACGCCGAACGCGTCCTGGTAGCGGAACGCCCCCTGGCCTGGGGGTACGAGACCGAGGCCGGCACCGCCCCCTTTTTACACCCCGCGTACGTGCTGGCGCTCGGCGAGTCCCAAGCCCCAGCCCAACCCGAGGCCTGGAGCGGCGCGTGGCGCCTCGAGCCCGAGGGGTGGCGGGGCCTGGTCGATCGCGCCCTCCCCTGGGCGCGGGGAGCCGCGTTAAGCGCGGGGTTGCTCGCACTGTTGGGCTTCCCCCTGCCTCCCCTCCTCAGCACCCCGCTCTACGCCGTTTACCTGGCCTCGCTCGCCCTCCAACAAGGCGTGGGATGGGCCCGGCTTCTCCTCTCCCCCCGCCTCACCGACCGGCTACACGCCGCGGAAGCCGGGCTCTTCCAAGGGTTCTTACTCTTCGTCCTCCTCCAGCAAGCCCCCCTCGCATGGGGCCTGGGGTACGCTGCGCTCTTCCTCGCGAACCGCCTCCGCCCCTAG
- a CDS encoding OmpH family outer membrane protein: protein MKRVLISLPVLVAVLLAAIPMAQNAPAPQRVGFVDADRLIQAHPEFSKIQELRQQADAEIQPLLEQLQALDQKIQSGEATAKDRQDFDVLRQALNEANQKWQQRINEALKPITDDIDAAIAKVAPEQGFSVVMNRRVAAESNLVVFATPDTDLTELVIQELQR from the coding sequence ATGAAGCGCGTGCTGATTTCTCTACCTGTGCTTGTTGCCGTCCTTCTTGCTGCGATTCCCATGGCACAAAACGCTCCGGCTCCGCAGCGGGTAGGGTTCGTGGATGCGGACCGGCTGATCCAAGCTCACCCGGAGTTCTCCAAGATCCAGGAGCTACGCCAGCAAGCCGACGCGGAGATCCAGCCCCTGCTGGAGCAGCTCCAGGCCCTCGATCAGAAGATTCAGTCGGGTGAGGCCACCGCCAAGGACCGGCAGGATTTTGACGTGCTGCGCCAAGCGCTGAACGAAGCCAACCAGAAGTGGCAGCAACGCATCAACGAGGCCTTAAAGCCCATCACCGATGACATCGACGCCGCGATCGCCAAGGTCGCGCCGGAACAGGGGTTTTCCGTGGTGATGAACCGGCGCGTGGCGGCGGAGTCGAACCTGGTGGTGTTCGCCACGCCGGACACCGACTTGACGGAACTCGTGATTCAAGAGCTCCAGCGCTGA
- a CDS encoding phenylacetic acid degradation protein PaaB, producing MHAYEVFRQDEEGEPLQHVGSVLAPNRELAIQYARDVYSRRYEAQRLWVVPREAITEVNDADFLQPPLDHTYRMGATYRVTVEKRRQIKEMFKKVAREVTGEA from the coding sequence ATGCACGCCTACGAGGTATTCCGCCAGGACGAGGAAGGCGAGCCGCTGCAGCACGTGGGGAGTGTGCTCGCCCCCAACCGGGAGCTCGCCATCCAGTACGCGCGCGACGTGTACTCGCGCCGGTACGAAGCCCAACGCCTGTGGGTGGTTCCCCGCGAAGCGATCACCGAGGTGAACGACGCGGACTTCCTCCAACCCCCCCTCGACCACACCTACCGCATGGGCGCCACCTACCGGGTCACGGTCGAAAAACGCCGCCAGATCAAGGAGATGTTCAAGAAGGTTGCCCGGGAGGTGACCGGTGAAGCCTGA
- the paaA gene encoding 1,2-phenylacetyl-CoA epoxidase subunit PaaA — protein MTYEEKVEAFKQRIREGHKVEAGDWMPDEYRKRLIKFIEMHANSEIMGALPERDWILRAPSLHRKLAVTAKIQDEVGHAQLLYRLVEDLGKPREQIFDDLIHGRTKFHNVFHYPTYSWGDVGIIAWLVDGAAVISQGALQRSSYAPYGRTMRRICWEEAFHLKHGEDIVLTAVMGSEKQKRLMQEALERWWEPLMMFHGPPTPPEKDKDLEWGIKTKPNEQLRQEFLSTYVRKIREIGLKIPDPKLRYNESTGRWEYTEPDWDKLYAVVTGHGPASQERLAFRRLSYEETAWVRKAVLGEKAAVA, from the coding sequence ATGACGTACGAGGAAAAAGTCGAGGCTTTTAAGCAGCGGATCCGCGAAGGGCACAAGGTCGAGGCCGGCGACTGGATGCCGGACGAGTACCGGAAGCGGCTCATCAAGTTCATCGAGATGCACGCCAACTCCGAGATCATGGGCGCGCTGCCCGAACGCGACTGGATCCTGCGGGCCCCGAGCCTGCACCGCAAGCTCGCCGTGACCGCCAAGATCCAGGACGAGGTCGGGCACGCCCAGCTCCTCTACCGGCTCGTCGAGGACCTCGGCAAGCCCCGCGAGCAGATCTTCGACGACCTCATCCACGGCCGGACCAAGTTCCACAACGTCTTCCACTACCCCACCTACTCCTGGGGCGACGTGGGCATCATCGCCTGGCTCGTGGACGGCGCCGCGGTCATCAGCCAAGGCGCGTTGCAGCGCTCGAGCTACGCCCCTTACGGCCGCACCATGCGCCGCATCTGCTGGGAGGAGGCCTTCCACCTCAAGCACGGCGAGGACATCGTGCTCACCGCGGTCATGGGCTCCGAGAAGCAGAAGCGGTTGATGCAGGAGGCCCTCGAGCGCTGGTGGGAGCCCCTCATGATGTTCCACGGCCCCCCCACCCCCCCGGAGAAGGACAAGGACCTCGAGTGGGGGATCAAGACCAAGCCCAACGAGCAGCTGCGCCAGGAGTTCCTTTCCACCTACGTGCGCAAGATCCGGGAGATCGGCCTGAAGATCCCGGACCCCAAGCTGCGCTACAACGAATCGACCGGGCGCTGGGAGTACACCGAACCGGACTGGGACAAGCTCTACGCGGTCGTGACCGGTCACGGCCCGGCCTCCCAGGAGCGCCTCGCGTTCCGCCGGCTCAGCTACGAGGAGACCGCCTGGGTGCGCAAGGCCGTACTCGGCGAGAAGGCCGCGGTGGCCTGA